A single genomic interval of Amycolatopsis albispora harbors:
- a CDS encoding ESX secretion-associated protein EspG has translation MIRVSASAFDVLWADLGLPRAPEVLGVRSVGTTDAERAEIRASVYDNLAERGLYDRVDGLDEALADRLRTLATASVYVECEALLDMTSDTPFRAVAAAKGRHGVLATQPNRTIGLSAIRDGELLPSIVELLPALEPGPGYGVSLPAAALAADVEDPVFHGNGRSAGREQQLREVLAIQARPIYGAGQFTVRVRDGAHPRRTGGLSWFWTDVGAYLSTLEPGRGGQDWVTVTPVDGPRLVQRLATLLEN, from the coding sequence GTGATCCGGGTTTCCGCCTCGGCCTTCGACGTGCTGTGGGCCGATCTCGGGCTGCCGCGCGCGCCCGAGGTGCTGGGGGTGCGCAGCGTCGGCACCACCGACGCCGAACGCGCCGAGATCAGGGCGTCGGTGTACGACAACCTCGCCGAGCGAGGGCTGTACGACCGGGTTGACGGCCTCGACGAGGCACTGGCCGACCGGCTGCGCACGCTGGCCACCGCGTCGGTGTACGTCGAGTGCGAGGCGCTGCTCGACATGACCTCGGACACCCCGTTCCGCGCGGTGGCCGCGGCGAAGGGGCGCCACGGTGTGCTGGCCACCCAGCCGAACCGGACGATCGGCCTGTCCGCCATCCGCGACGGTGAGCTGCTGCCGTCCATTGTGGAGCTGCTGCCCGCGCTGGAGCCGGGGCCGGGGTACGGGGTGAGCCTGCCCGCGGCCGCGCTCGCTGCCGACGTGGAGGACCCGGTGTTCCACGGCAACGGCCGCTCGGCGGGGCGCGAGCAGCAACTGCGCGAGGTACTGGCGATCCAGGCGCGGCCGATCTATGGCGCCGGGCAGTTCACCGTGCGGGTGCGCGATGGCGCCCACCCGCGGCGGACGGGCGGGCTGAGCTGGTTCTGGACCGATGTGGGCGCGTACCTGAGCACGCTGGAGCCGGGCCGGGGTGGGCAGGACTGGGTCACCGTCACCCCGGTCGACGGCCCCCGCCTCGTCCAACGCCTGGCAACCCTGCTCGAAAACTGA
- a CDS encoding DUF3558 family protein, translating to MTRVPRPLLLLPALALLAACGQGEPSGQAASGENPPAPPTAAAPTSAAPAGLDPCTLLTSAERSTAGLTSVGEPKAIGSARTCDWTEPGTFGLAISVDESKGLADLRTEKKTARQVKVGAREALKVADPKADDGTCAVLLGAGESASVQIDVSNTNFTGTEAACARADKVAGLVEPKLP from the coding sequence ATGACCCGAGTTCCCCGCCCGCTCCTCCTCCTTCCCGCGCTCGCGCTGCTGGCCGCCTGCGGCCAGGGCGAGCCGTCCGGCCAGGCCGCTTCCGGGGAAAACCCGCCCGCCCCGCCCACGGCCGCCGCCCCCACCAGTGCCGCGCCCGCTGGCCTCGACCCGTGCACGCTGCTGACTTCGGCCGAGCGGTCCACCGCCGGACTGACCTCGGTCGGCGAGCCGAAGGCGATCGGCTCCGCGCGCACCTGCGACTGGACCGAGCCCGGCACCTTCGGCCTGGCCATCTCGGTGGACGAGTCGAAGGGGCTCGCCGACCTCCGCACGGAGAAGAAGACCGCGCGACAGGTCAAGGTCGGGGCCCGCGAAGCCCTCAAGGTCGCCGACCCGAAGGCCGATGACGGAACCTGTGCGGTGTTGCTGGGCGCGGGGGAGTCGGCGAGCGTGCAGATCGACGTCAGCAACACGAACTTCACCGGTACCGAGGCCGCGTGCGCCCGCGCGGACAAGGTCGCCGGATTGGTGGAGCCCAAACTGCCCTGA
- a CDS encoding Ppx/GppA phosphatase family protein, with the protein MRDQLVGVLDVGSFSARLVLVERGGSPVEPALVHKTRLRLDRALEADGALSRNGVDSIVDAVRKANRVAAEHGAHEVFPFATSSVRDAANARQVVAKVARATGTELRFLSGRREAELSFLAARRWYGASAGPLVVLDVGGGTVEIAAGAGEVATFARSLRLGAREMTRAWFGHDQASAKRMDALREHTLDQVREALGDADELTGGTRAIGCSKVLRQLARLAGARPQRDGDFVPRTLHVEDLRRWIPRLAKMPVDRRAELPGISRCRSRQALAGAIVAEALLTVCGERVEICPWSTTEGLLLTMLSGEAGGALRVA; encoded by the coding sequence GTGCGGGATCAGCTCGTCGGAGTGCTTGACGTGGGGTCGTTCAGCGCGCGGTTGGTGCTGGTGGAACGCGGTGGCTCGCCGGTGGAACCGGCCTTGGTGCACAAAACCCGGCTGCGGCTCGACCGCGCGCTCGAAGCCGACGGCGCGCTCAGCCGGAACGGTGTCGATTCGATCGTCGACGCGGTGCGCAAGGCGAACCGGGTCGCGGCCGAGCACGGCGCACACGAGGTCTTCCCGTTCGCGACGTCCTCGGTGCGCGACGCGGCGAACGCCCGGCAGGTGGTGGCGAAGGTGGCCAGGGCAACCGGCACCGAGCTGCGCTTCCTGTCCGGCCGCCGCGAGGCCGAGCTGTCCTTCCTGGCCGCCCGCCGCTGGTACGGCGCCTCCGCCGGGCCGCTGGTGGTGCTGGACGTCGGCGGCGGCACGGTCGAGATCGCCGCGGGTGCCGGTGAAGTGGCCACGTTCGCGCGTTCGCTCAGGCTGGGCGCGCGGGAGATGACGCGGGCGTGGTTCGGGCACGACCAGGCGTCGGCCAAGCGGATGGACGCACTGCGCGAGCACACCCTCGACCAGGTGCGGGAGGCGCTCGGTGACGCGGACGAGCTGACCGGCGGGACCCGGGCGATCGGCTGCTCGAAGGTCCTGCGCCAGCTGGCCCGCCTCGCCGGGGCGAGACCGCAGCGGGACGGCGACTTCGTCCCGCGCACCCTGCACGTCGAAGACCTGCGCCGCTGGATTCCGCGCCTGGCCAAGATGCCGGTGGACCGCCGCGCCGAACTCCCCGGTATCTCCCGCTGCCGCTCGCGGCAGGCGCTCGCGGGCGCCATCGTCGCCGAAGCGCTGCTGACCGTCTGCGGGGAACGGGTCGAGATCTGCCCGTGGTCGACCACCGAAGGCCTGCTGCTGACCATGTTGTCGGGCGAGGCGGGCGGAGCGCTGCGGGTCGCTTAA
- a CDS encoding AAA family ATPase, translated as MTSRTQSAVPGDQTPYYSAESSAAGQGARGTSVANGHGSASLGELHETAARIAANVERVLVGKPDVVRVALVTLLAEGHLLVEDVPGVGKTSLAKALARSIDCTVSRIQFTPDLLPSDVTGVSIYNRQTGGFEFRPGPVFANIVVGDEINRASPKTQSSLLECMEEHQVTVDTSTYELEEPFMVIATQNPIEMEGTYALPEAQRDRFTARVSIGYPDPQAELAMVDEHAGHNPLADLRPVSDAATVHRLIRAVRKVHMAPEVRQYAVELASATRQLPEIRLGASPRATLQLVRAARAQAALSGREYVVPDDLHAVAVPVLAHRLVLTTEAHAARRSATDVVRAVLGRVPVPQAGSAANGQSRR; from the coding sequence GTGACGTCGAGAACGCAGTCCGCGGTGCCCGGCGACCAGACGCCCTATTACTCCGCCGAGTCCTCGGCGGCGGGCCAGGGCGCGCGTGGCACCAGCGTCGCCAACGGTCACGGCTCCGCGTCGCTCGGCGAACTGCACGAAACGGCGGCCCGCATCGCGGCCAACGTGGAGCGGGTGCTGGTCGGCAAGCCGGACGTGGTCCGCGTCGCGCTGGTCACCCTGCTCGCCGAAGGCCACCTGCTGGTCGAGGACGTGCCGGGCGTCGGGAAGACCTCGCTGGCCAAGGCGCTGGCGCGGTCCATCGACTGCACGGTCAGCCGCATCCAGTTCACCCCCGACCTGCTGCCCAGCGACGTCACCGGGGTGTCCATCTACAACCGGCAGACCGGCGGCTTCGAGTTCCGCCCCGGCCCGGTGTTCGCGAACATCGTGGTCGGCGACGAGATCAACCGCGCCTCGCCGAAGACGCAGTCCTCGCTGCTCGAGTGCATGGAGGAGCACCAGGTCACGGTCGACACCAGCACCTATGAGCTGGAAGAGCCGTTCATGGTGATCGCCACGCAGAACCCGATCGAGATGGAGGGCACCTACGCCCTGCCCGAGGCGCAGCGCGACCGGTTCACCGCGCGCGTGTCGATCGGCTACCCGGACCCGCAGGCCGAGCTGGCCATGGTCGACGAGCACGCCGGCCACAACCCGCTGGCCGACCTGCGCCCGGTCTCCGACGCGGCGACCGTGCACCGGCTGATCCGCGCGGTCCGCAAGGTCCACATGGCACCCGAGGTCCGGCAGTACGCGGTGGAGCTGGCCTCGGCCACCCGCCAGCTGCCGGAGATCCGCCTCGGCGCCTCCCCGCGCGCCACCCTGCAGCTGGTCCGCGCCGCCCGCGCGCAGGCCGCGCTGTCCGGCCGCGAGTACGTGGTCCCGGACGACCTGCACGCGGTGGCCGTGCCGGTGCTCGCGCACCGGCTGGTGCTGACCACCGAGGCACACGCCGCCCGCCGCTCGGCCACCGACGTGGTGCGCGCGGTGCTCGGCCGGGTGCCGGTGCCGCAGGCCGGTTCGGCGGCCAACGGGCAGAGCCGCCGGTAG
- a CDS encoding peptidoglycan D,D-transpeptidase FtsI family protein — protein MTGRPRRGPVRVAGTRAQARRTSAQAGHGSRTTPHRTYSATGLRRANGKAANGSTRSRFASVRIILVVLLSIAGLQLVKVQAFDAEALSARAERQRTTPIDIPAQRGSIMDRNGTKLAFSVENRTLSVNLRLMRKTWDEFAQQHPEKGQNFETRSAAAARFIAQKLPDKTTEAELLAKFRKPDNFTFLVDDVEPSIAEEITDGENFPEISVEKRAKREYPGGTLAANVVGVAKWQMEDPDVSKHNLHGLAGLEATWDNELAGTPGRRLVDTEQGGDVVIPGTERDIQPATAGSDLELTLDADLQYDLQSKLSDYVAKSRAKGGSAVIMDAKTGEVYALANDRTYDPNDLAKATPDQMNNRAVTTPFEPGSVNKIVTAVAAIEHGIATPESVLPVPGALRVADHTVRDAWTHGTQNFTTAGIFGKSSNVGTLLLAQKLGEEPFADMLKKFGLGQRTGIGLPGESPGSVPPRNQWSGTTFGNLPIGQGLSMTVVQMAGMYQAIANGGLRVEPRVVRAKVNPDGTRVEQPAPKTTQVTTPETAKTVLDMLRATVQKGKGQNSGTAPAAALEGYQISGKTGTGQQIDPKTKAYSDSLYNITFAGVLPADNPRFVVGIHLDAPDTTLPAGHSAGPLFHDVASYLAQRYQLPLSKEPSPVVPLVLS, from the coding sequence ATGACGGGCAGGCCGCGGCGGGGCCCGGTCCGGGTGGCCGGCACTCGGGCGCAGGCCAGGCGGACCAGCGCGCAGGCGGGGCACGGCTCGCGGACCACGCCGCACCGCACCTACTCGGCGACCGGGCTGCGCCGCGCCAACGGCAAGGCCGCCAACGGCAGCACGCGCAGCCGGTTCGCCTCGGTGCGGATCATCCTGGTGGTGCTGCTGTCCATCGCCGGTCTGCAGCTGGTGAAGGTGCAGGCGTTCGACGCCGAGGCGCTCTCGGCACGCGCCGAGCGCCAGCGCACCACGCCGATCGACATCCCGGCGCAGCGCGGGTCCATCATGGACCGCAACGGCACCAAGCTGGCGTTCAGCGTGGAGAACCGGACGCTGTCGGTGAACCTGCGGCTGATGCGCAAGACCTGGGACGAGTTCGCGCAGCAGCACCCGGAAAAGGGGCAGAACTTCGAGACGCGCTCCGCCGCCGCGGCCCGGTTCATCGCGCAGAAGCTGCCGGACAAGACCACCGAGGCCGAGCTGCTGGCCAAGTTCCGCAAGCCGGACAACTTCACCTTCCTGGTCGACGACGTGGAGCCCTCGATCGCCGAGGAGATCACCGACGGCGAGAACTTCCCGGAGATCAGCGTGGAGAAGCGTGCCAAGCGCGAGTACCCGGGCGGCACGCTGGCGGCGAACGTGGTCGGCGTGGCGAAGTGGCAGATGGAGGACCCGGACGTCTCCAAGCACAACCTGCACGGCCTGGCCGGGCTGGAGGCCACCTGGGACAACGAGCTGGCCGGCACGCCGGGCCGCCGCCTGGTGGACACCGAGCAGGGCGGCGACGTGGTCATCCCGGGCACCGAGCGCGACATCCAGCCCGCCACCGCCGGTTCGGACCTGGAGCTGACGCTGGACGCGGACCTGCAATACGACCTGCAGAGCAAGCTGTCCGACTACGTGGCCAAGAGCCGGGCCAAGGGCGGCAGCGCGGTGATCATGGACGCGAAGACCGGCGAGGTCTACGCACTGGCCAACGACCGCACGTACGACCCGAACGACCTGGCGAAGGCGACCCCGGACCAGATGAACAACCGGGCGGTCACCACGCCGTTCGAGCCGGGTTCGGTGAACAAGATCGTCACCGCGGTGGCCGCGATCGAGCACGGGATCGCCACCCCGGAGTCGGTGCTGCCGGTGCCCGGCGCGCTGCGCGTGGCCGACCACACCGTGCGCGACGCCTGGACGCACGGCACGCAGAACTTCACCACCGCGGGCATCTTCGGCAAGTCGTCGAACGTGGGCACGCTGCTGCTGGCGCAGAAGCTCGGCGAGGAGCCGTTCGCCGACATGCTCAAGAAGTTCGGTCTCGGCCAGCGCACCGGCATCGGCCTGCCGGGCGAGAGCCCGGGTTCGGTGCCGCCGCGCAACCAGTGGTCCGGCACCACCTTCGGCAACCTGCCGATCGGCCAGGGCCTGTCGATGACCGTGGTGCAGATGGCCGGGATGTACCAGGCCATCGCCAACGGCGGGCTGCGCGTGGAACCCAGGGTGGTCCGCGCGAAGGTCAATCCCGACGGCACGCGTGTCGAGCAGCCCGCGCCGAAGACCACCCAGGTGACCACCCCGGAGACGGCGAAGACGGTGCTCGACATGCTGCGGGCGACCGTGCAGAAGGGCAAGGGCCAGAACTCCGGCACCGCGCCCGCCGCGGCGCTGGAGGGCTACCAGATCTCCGGCAAGACGGGCACCGGCCAGCAGATCGACCCGAAGACCAAGGCCTACAGCGATTCGCTGTACAACATCACCTTCGCCGGGGTGCTGCCCGCGGACAACCCGCGCTTTGTGGTGGGCATCCATCTGGATGCGCCGGACACCACGCTGCCCGCCGGGCATTCGGCCGGTCCGCTGTTCCACGACGTCGCGTCGTACCTGGCGCAGCGCTACCAGCTGCCGCTGTCGAAGGAGCCGTCCCCGGTGGTCCCGCTGGTGCTGAGCTGA
- the mraZ gene encoding division/cell wall cluster transcriptional repressor MraZ, translating into MFLGTHTPKLDDKGRLTLPAKFRDALAGGLMVTKGQDHCLYVFPRAEFEQMARKVAEAPFTNEAVRAYQRYLFAGTDEQRPDGQGRITIAPELRRYSGLNKDCVVIGAITRLEIWDAQAWQGYLDEHEDSYAKAQEEVLPGVF; encoded by the coding sequence ATGTTCCTCGGTACCCACACCCCCAAGCTCGACGACAAAGGGCGGCTCACACTGCCCGCGAAGTTCCGCGACGCGCTGGCAGGTGGGCTGATGGTCACCAAGGGACAGGACCACTGCCTGTATGTCTTCCCGCGCGCCGAGTTCGAGCAGATGGCCCGCAAGGTCGCCGAAGCCCCGTTCACCAACGAGGCGGTGCGTGCCTACCAGCGCTACCTGTTCGCCGGGACCGACGAGCAACGCCCGGACGGGCAGGGGCGCATCACCATCGCGCCCGAGCTCCGCCGCTACTCGGGGCTCAACAAGGACTGCGTGGTGATCGGTGCGATCACCAGGCTGGAGATCTGGGACGCCCAGGCGTGGCAGGGCTACCTGGACGAACACGAGGACAGCTACGCGAAGGCACAGGAGGAAGTCTTGCCGGGCGTGTTCTGA
- a CDS encoding dipeptidase — protein MTGVERARALLSGTQLADGHNDLPWALRDLAGPDPREAVAAVDLRQRQDRLHTDLPRLREGKVGLQFWSVYVPCGFTGDSAVTAVLEQIEVVYQLLERYPDQLALARTADEAEAAFRDGRVASMLGAEGGHSIAGSLGVLRILRRLGVRYMTLTHNSNTPWADSATDEPEHGGLTEFGRDVVREMNRIGMLADLSHVAPSTMRDALDVSTAPVVFTHSSCRAVNDHPRNVPDDVLARLAGNGGVCMVTFVPKFVSGNESVGVEDVVAHLEHAREVAGIDHIGVGGDYDGVKSLPAGLEDVSKYPVLFGALLDRGWSEDDCAKLAGRNVLRVLRGAEDVSRAAGYSG, from the coding sequence ATGACCGGGGTGGAGCGGGCGCGGGCACTGCTGTCGGGGACGCAGCTGGCGGACGGGCACAACGACCTGCCGTGGGCGCTGCGTGACCTGGCCGGGCCGGACCCGCGGGAGGCGGTGGCCGCGGTGGACCTGCGGCAGCGGCAGGACCGCCTGCACACCGACCTGCCGCGGTTGCGCGAGGGCAAGGTCGGCCTGCAGTTCTGGTCGGTTTACGTGCCGTGCGGGTTCACCGGCGACAGCGCGGTCACCGCGGTGCTGGAGCAGATCGAGGTGGTCTACCAGCTGCTGGAGCGCTACCCCGACCAGCTGGCGCTGGCGCGCACCGCCGACGAGGCCGAGGCCGCGTTCCGCGACGGCCGGGTGGCGTCGATGCTCGGGGCCGAGGGCGGGCACAGCATCGCCGGCTCGCTGGGTGTGCTGCGGATCCTGCGGCGCCTCGGCGTCCGGTACATGACGCTGACGCACAACTCGAACACACCGTGGGCGGATTCGGCCACCGACGAGCCGGAGCACGGCGGGCTGACCGAGTTCGGCCGTGACGTGGTGCGGGAGATGAACCGGATCGGCATGCTCGCCGACCTGTCGCACGTCGCGCCGAGCACCATGCGGGACGCGCTCGACGTGAGCACCGCGCCGGTGGTGTTCACGCATTCGTCGTGCCGCGCGGTCAACGACCACCCGCGCAACGTGCCGGACGACGTGCTCGCGCGGCTCGCGGGCAACGGCGGCGTCTGCATGGTCACCTTCGTGCCGAAGTTCGTCTCCGGCAACGAATCCGTGGGCGTCGAGGACGTGGTGGCGCACCTGGAGCACGCGCGTGAGGTGGCCGGGATCGACCACATCGGCGTCGGCGGCGACTACGACGGGGTCAAGTCGCTGCCCGCCGGGCTGGAGGACGTCTCGAAGTACCCGGTGCTGTTCGGCGCGCTCCTGGACCGCGGCTGGAGCGAGGACGACTGCGCGAAGCTCGCGGGCCGCAACGTGCTCCGGGTGCTGCGTGGTGCCGAAGACGTTTCGCGCGCGGCCGGGTATTCCGGCTGA
- a CDS encoding PE-PGRS family protein, producing the protein MPEHSPPVSTRRYEAYSHQALKAEVEAGNDPGEAGVIGGQWDELAGRFHESAQALTALLEHSREHWSGAGGEALRGVLTQAARWSGEVAGVSTSVGGSVSAQAEIAARAKAEMPEPVEYDPAGMIRAAAASGNLLALAGLPAAMEETKAAAEAARQKAIDVLNARDAALRDAIPVQQSFTPPPHLTSP; encoded by the coding sequence ATGCCTGAGCACAGTCCGCCCGTGTCCACCCGCCGCTACGAGGCCTACAGCCACCAGGCGTTGAAGGCCGAGGTCGAAGCGGGCAACGACCCGGGTGAGGCCGGGGTGATCGGCGGCCAGTGGGACGAGCTGGCCGGCCGGTTCCACGAGTCGGCCCAGGCGCTGACCGCGTTGCTGGAGCACAGCCGCGAGCACTGGTCCGGTGCGGGCGGCGAGGCGCTGCGCGGGGTGCTGACCCAGGCGGCGCGCTGGTCCGGCGAGGTGGCCGGGGTGTCCACTTCGGTCGGTGGCTCGGTGTCGGCGCAGGCGGAGATCGCGGCCAGGGCCAAGGCGGAGATGCCGGAGCCGGTCGAGTACGACCCGGCCGGCATGATCCGCGCGGCCGCGGCGAGCGGGAACCTGCTGGCGCTGGCCGGGCTGCCCGCGGCGATGGAGGAGACCAAGGCCGCCGCCGAAGCCGCCCGGCAGAAGGCGATCGACGTGCTGAACGCCAGGGACGCGGCCCTGCGGGACGCGATCCCGGTGCAGCAGTCGTTCACGCCACCGCCGCACCTGACCAGTCCATGA
- the rsmH gene encoding 16S rRNA (cytosine(1402)-N(4))-methyltransferase RsmH, producing MPSGLCPLSGPGAPSPAPGSQRAGGDLAASAFSAGRSRKGVGVVAEHVPVLLDRILELFAPVLGRPGAVLVDATLGLGGHSDALLAAHPELTLVGLDRDPAALERSAERLRRHGDRVHLVHAVYDELPDALAGLGMSTVDGLLFDLGVSSMQLDRDERGFSYARDAPLDMRMDPTTGPTAADVLNTYPPGELVRILREYGEERFAQRIVKAIVAARESEPFERSGRLVELLYSAVPAASRRTGGHPAKRTFQALRIEVNGELEVLRRAMPAALDALAVGGRIVVESYQSLEDRLVKQALAAKAKSRTPEGLPVELPGHGPELRLLTRGAEQANEAEIEANPRASSVRLRAAERIGEAAK from the coding sequence ATGCCGTCAGGCCTCTGTCCGCTCAGTGGCCCTGGTGCACCTTCCCCGGCACCAGGTTCTCAGCGGGCGGGCGGAGACCTGGCGGCATCGGCGTTTTCCGCCGGTCGATCCAGGAAGGGGGTGGGTGTTGTGGCCGAGCACGTTCCGGTGCTGCTGGACCGGATCCTCGAGCTGTTCGCCCCCGTCCTCGGCAGGCCCGGCGCGGTGCTCGTCGACGCCACCCTCGGCCTCGGCGGGCACTCGGACGCCCTGCTCGCCGCGCACCCGGAACTCACGCTGGTCGGCCTCGACCGCGACCCGGCCGCGCTGGAGCGTTCCGCGGAACGCCTGCGCCGCCACGGCGACCGGGTGCACCTGGTGCACGCGGTCTACGACGAACTGCCCGACGCGCTGGCCGGGCTCGGCATGTCCACTGTGGACGGCCTGCTGTTCGACCTCGGCGTCTCCTCGATGCAGCTGGACCGCGACGAGCGCGGCTTCTCCTACGCCAGGGACGCCCCGCTGGACATGCGGATGGACCCGACCACCGGGCCGACCGCGGCCGACGTGCTGAACACCTATCCGCCGGGCGAACTGGTCCGGATCCTGCGCGAGTACGGCGAGGAGCGGTTCGCGCAGCGAATCGTCAAGGCCATCGTCGCCGCGCGGGAGAGCGAGCCGTTCGAGCGCAGCGGCAGGCTGGTCGAACTGCTCTACTCGGCGGTGCCCGCGGCGAGCAGGCGCACCGGCGGGCACCCGGCCAAGCGCACCTTCCAGGCGCTGCGGATCGAGGTCAACGGCGAGCTGGAGGTGCTGCGGCGGGCGATGCCCGCAGCGCTGGACGCGCTCGCGGTCGGCGGCCGGATCGTGGTCGAGAGCTACCAGTCGCTGGAGGACCGCCTGGTCAAGCAGGCACTGGCGGCGAAGGCGAAATCCCGCACCCCCGAAGGACTTCCGGTCGAGCTGCCCGGGCACGGGCCCGAGCTGCGACTGCTGACCCGGGGCGCGGAACAGGCGAACGAAGCGGAAATCGAGGCGAACCCGCGAGCGAGCTCGGTGCGGCTGAGAGCCGCGGAGCGGATCGGAGAGGCGGCAAAGTGA
- a CDS encoding sortase domain-bontaining protein, which produces MKEGCRGVGDTGRLATVVAAVVVVLTGALTAVTLIVTPQRTTVPVTGGELAVAPRGGPTPADRPLPPAKPVSLEIPAIGLFTDALAELGQTPTGAMEVPGAGQRAGWYAPGPAPGELGPALISGHAVYAYARGLFHRLRELHTGDVVRVGRSDGTTAEFSVYLVEKRPRKPGPAMARDYTGTPGTGPELRLVTCAATYDRSVGDRAEEVVVSARLA; this is translated from the coding sequence ATGAAAGAGGGGTGCCGCGGGGTCGGGGACACCGGGCGGCTGGCCACCGTGGTGGCGGCGGTTGTCGTGGTGCTCACCGGCGCGCTGACCGCGGTCACGCTGATCGTCACCCCGCAGCGCACCACGGTTCCGGTGACCGGCGGGGAACTCGCGGTCGCCCCGCGGGGCGGCCCCACCCCGGCCGACCGGCCGCTGCCGCCCGCGAAGCCCGTCTCGCTCGAGATCCCCGCGATCGGCCTGTTCACCGATGCGCTGGCGGAACTGGGGCAAACCCCTACCGGCGCGATGGAGGTGCCCGGGGCAGGCCAGCGCGCCGGCTGGTACGCGCCCGGCCCGGCGCCGGGTGAGCTCGGGCCCGCGTTGATCAGCGGGCACGCCGTGTACGCCTACGCCCGCGGGCTGTTCCACCGGCTGCGTGAGCTGCACACCGGGGACGTGGTACGCGTCGGCCGGTCCGACGGCACCACCGCGGAGTTTTCCGTGTACCTGGTGGAAAAACGGCCGCGGAAACCGGGACCGGCGATGGCGCGCGACTACACCGGCACCCCGGGCACCGGCCCGGAACTGCGGCTGGTCACCTGCGCCGCCACCTACGACCGCAGCGTCGGCGACCGCGCCGAAGAGGTGGTTGTCTCCGCCCGGCTCGCCTGA